From the genome of Etheostoma cragini isolate CJK2018 chromosome 23, CSU_Ecrag_1.0, whole genome shotgun sequence:
GCAAGAATACAGAAAGCATATACAATAATTGAGGCAAAATCCAAAGACAACAGTGGACTAATTAGTGGGTGAAACACTGCTGAGATTAAAATGATTTTGGTGTTTACCACTGTCATCATTTTTTCTTGCATCTCCAGGATCTACATTAACCAGTTGGAGGATGAGAGGTCGCCTGGTTACGATCCCAGTCCCACGGGGCAGCAGGTCCCTGCCCACCAGGCTTTCCAGCACTGAGCTCTTACCACTGCTCTGGAGACCcaacacacagatagacacaggAGTTAGATTAGGGATGAACCAAAGCCTACATCTACCTTCTGATTTAACACGACACCAGGTCCAGCAATGGCCTGGTTTTGGCTAACAGTGGTTAGTGTGTATCTTAAAATAGCACTCAAGACGATCAAAATAGATTTCACTGCAGACTTTGCAAATGAGATTTTGCAGCAGTCCATCTCAAAGAGGGCTTTTAGCAGAGATGCATGGGTCTCTGTGTAGCCTCAACACATTTTAGCATctaaatttgtattattattaggagtttattttaataatgttatCGGTAACTATGCGTGCAATATGGTAAAGCACGGTTATCTAGCTAGCATGACAGCAGCTGTATCACAGAAGTGCACACACAGTCAGAGCATTTTACCTGAGTCCCCACCACTGCTATCTGCGGTAGGTGTATAATATCCGCTCCCACTGTGTTGAATACATCTTGGAGCTTGTTTATTACGGGGATAAGAGCCTCCATGCTCGCGGTTTATGTAtacaattattaataaaaactagAGATTTTCGATGGAGCCAAAGTCATTCAATGTCCCACCGACACCACCATTGCAATAACACCCATTGCATTGACGATACTTTGTATGGTTTTGGGAGTTGTAGTTCTCCAATGCGTAACTGCTCGGAACAAGGACAGCTCAGGCAGAGTAAAAGACTACAGTACCGGTCCTCTGAAAATTACGCGTTTTCTCGCGCATGCGTATACACACAGTTGAAGACGGACTAGCTTCGTGAAATTGGTATATTTCCTCGCTTTAACCTTTATCTTATCAACTGCCTGACTTTAAGTTAGTAAGTCCGTCTGCTGTTGCCAACTATTCGTTATTCCACCATGCTACAGTTCCTGGTGAGTTAAACTGACGTTATCATGCATGACATCGACGTTTACATGGATGCTAAGAGATGCGAAACtagcctaacgttagctaacatgtCAGCAAAACTTGCTGTCAAAACTCTTGACGGTGCTAATTGAAAGTCTCTGCAATTTACGAGATGTAAGTCAGTAACCCTGGCCTAAGATGACATGTGTTGTTTGTCTTCCAGGCTGGCTTTACCTTGGGAAATGTTGTGGGGATGTATCTGGCTCAAAACTATGAggtaagttttttttagttttttttacaaacattcaCAATTGGAACTCAACGAGTCATCTGCTTATCATACTGACCCATCTCTACCACGCCCTTCGTCGGACCCCCCCACCAAAAACAATCCTGCAATAAATCATACCTTTATGGATGTTACAATGTAAGTTTTAGTTGAAACAGTTTTAGAGAGTTGAGGGTTTGAGGATTCCACTTTATGACC
Proteins encoded in this window:
- the stmp1 gene encoding short transmembrane mitochondrial protein 1, which translates into the protein MLQFLAGFTLGNVVGMYLAQNYEVPNLAKKIEAFKKDVEAKKKPPE